Below is a genomic region from Enterobacter hormaechei subsp. xiangfangensis.
TCTTTGATATCTGGCAGCCGGAAGAGATTGATGAGGCAGAATGCTGGCCCGTCGCGCCGGGGGAGAGCTGGCACGGTTTTCGGGATGCTGATGCGGACCACATGTTCCTCGATCCGGTTAAGGTGACAATCCTGACGCCGGGCATGGATGAGCAGGGTGTGATGGGTGAGGAAGGGATCCCGGCAGCGCTGGTGGCGAAGTTCCTTGATGAGCGCGGCGTGGTGGTGGAGAAAACCGGCCCCTATAATCTGCTGTTCCTGTTCAGCATCGGGATCGATAAAACCCGCGCGATGGGGCTGCTCAGGGGACTGATGGAGTTTAAGCGCGCATACGATCTGAACCTGCGGGTGAAGAACATGCTGCCGGATCTCTACGCGGAAGATCCTGACTTCTACCGCAATATGCGTATTCAGGATCTGGCCCAGGGGATTCACAGGCTGATCCGCCAGCACGATCTGCCGCGCCTGATGTTGCAAGCATTTGATGTTCTGCCTGAAATGAAGCTGACGCCGCACAGGGCGTGGCAGCGCCAGGTGAAAGGGGAGGTTGAAACCGTTGAGCTGGAGAACCTGGTCGGGCGGGTATCGGCCAACATGATCCTGCCTTATCCGCCGGGCGTGCCGCTGCTGATGCCGGGTGAAATGATCACTGAGGAGAGCCGGGCGGTGCTCGATTTCCTGCTGATGCTCTGTTCGGTGGGGCGCCACTATCCCGGCTTTGAAACGGATATTCATGGCGCGAAACGCGACGATAACGGCGTGTACTGGGTGAGAGTCCTAAAATAAAAGGGGCCGCTTGCCAGGGGCGGGTTGTCGGTTGTAACGTTCAGGGCATCATAAAAAGGAGAAACTATGCTGGGTTTAAAAGCGGTTCATCATATTGCGATCATTGCCACCGATTATGCGAAAAGTAAGGCATTCTACTGCGACGTTCTCGGCTTTACGCTGTTGAGCGAGGCCTACCGTGAGGAGCGCGACTCCTGGAAAGGCGATCTGGCGTTAAACGGTCAATATGTGATTGAGCTGTTCTCTTTTCCTTTCCCGCCAGCGCGTCCTTCACGCCCGGAAGCCTGCGGCCTGCGCCACCTGGCCTTCAGCGTCGATGACCTGGACAGCGCGGTAAAACATCTGGAAGCTCACGGCGTGGCCTGCGAAGCGATTCGTGTCGATCCCTTTACCGATAAACGTTTCACTTTTTTCAACGATCCGGACGGCCTGCCGCTGGAGCTTTATCAGCAGTAATCGCCGTCATGTGTGATAATGCCCGTTCAGTTCGGGCATTTTTTATGTGTAATTTCCTATGACCTTACCCGCTATCGCGCACGCCGTTTCACCCTACCGCCAGCTGCTGGTGGGGTTCAGCGGTGGCCTGGATTCCACCGTTTTGCTGCACCGTCTTAAGCTCTGGCGCGACCGTGAGCCTGACGTCCAGCTGCGGGCGATGCATATCCATCACGGCTTAAGCCCCCATGCCGACGACTGGGTGGCGCACTGCGAAGCGGTGTGCTCAGGGTGGGAGATCCCGCTGATCGTTGAACGCGTCACGCTTGAGGATGAGGGGCTGGGTATTGAGGCGCAGGCGCGGAAAGCCCGCTACGCCGCGTTTTCTGGCGCATTACAGCCTGGAGAAGCGTTGGTCACCGCGCAGCATCTGGACGACCAGTGCGAGACGTTTTTACTGGCGCTCAAGCGGGGCAGCGGGCCTGCGGGTTTATCCGCCATGCCTGAGCGCGCTGATTTTGCTGAAACAGAGCTCATCCGCCCGCTACTGGGTGAGACGCGCGCATCACTGGAAGCCTGGGCGCAGCAGCATCATCTGTGCTGGATTGAAGACGACAGCAATCAGGACGACAGTTACGACCGTAACTTCCTGCGCCTGCGCGTCTTACCGCTGCTGAGTGAGCGCTGGGCGCATTTTTCCGAAGCGGCGGCCAGAAGCGCCATGCTGTGTGCTGAACAGGAAAGCTTGCTGGATGAGTTGCTGAGCGGGGAGCTGAATACACTGATTACCGCTGACGGTGCCCTGAACGTTGCGCCGTTGAAGGTGATGAGCCCCGTGCGTCGGGCTGCTCTGATTCGCCGCTGGCTGGCTTACCACCGTGCGGTTATGCCGTCCCGGGCGATGCTCAACCGTATCTGGGAGGAAGTTGCACAGGCGAGGGAAGATGCCGCACCGTGTATACACCTGAATGGTTATGACGTCAGGCGTTATAAAGGGCAACTCTGGTGGGTAAAATCTGTGCCGTCGCTGGCTGACGTTGTGCTCGACTGGCCGTCGCCGGAAAAAGCATTAACGCTACCGATGAATGCCGGTGTCGTTGCGTTAAGTCATTCGGGCAATGTGCGTCTAC
It encodes:
- a CDS encoding VOC family protein, which translates into the protein MLGLKAVHHIAIIATDYAKSKAFYCDVLGFTLLSEAYREERDSWKGDLALNGQYVIELFSFPFPPARPSRPEACGLRHLAFSVDDLDSAVKHLEAHGVACEAIRVDPFTDKRFTFFNDPDGLPLELYQQ
- the tilS gene encoding tRNA lysidine(34) synthetase TilS — translated: MTLPAIAHAVSPYRQLLVGFSGGLDSTVLLHRLKLWRDREPDVQLRAMHIHHGLSPHADDWVAHCEAVCSGWEIPLIVERVTLEDEGLGIEAQARKARYAAFSGALQPGEALVTAQHLDDQCETFLLALKRGSGPAGLSAMPERADFAETELIRPLLGETRASLEAWAQQHHLCWIEDDSNQDDSYDRNFLRLRVLPLLSERWAHFSEAAARSAMLCAEQESLLDELLSGELNTLITADGALNVAPLKVMSPVRRAALIRRWLAYHRAVMPSRAMLNRIWEEVAQAREDAAPCIHLNGYDVRRYKGQLWWVKSVPSLADVVLDWPSPEKALTLPMNAGVVALSHSGNVRLPEPDENVTIRFRASGMLHIVGRNGGRKLKKIWQEQNVPPWRRDTTPLLFYGDTLIAAAGVFITEEGWAEAGVNFEWKA